Proteins encoded within one genomic window of Spirochaeta cellobiosiphila DSM 17781:
- a CDS encoding NHL repeat-containing protein, with the protein MKKIIFSIMFILISISSLMAQVDMEQVKANDEFGWSVRAFHQGRYNEAILGLERSLSFKPNNLLFRQWLGRAYYYSGFEGLAISEWQKVTAKEENGVLNNWISILSSRRGSLLSDNNTSRLVQALSLEGTSAEPPLFLQPAGFRPLNNGSLWMASYGSQELVRLNMNGSILDRIKGGIEGIDAPFDIMIRDDDVVISEFRRDMLRILSLDGLHSKTIGLTGRNPGQLLGPQFLTEDDYGNIYVTEWGNKRVSKFSREGDFILVFGKKASGFEGLEEPTGILYDSGLLYVADKQLNSILVFDDSGNYLRTIAEKMLFQPEGISWAREGEVFYIAEDKGIYTLDIKNEIHTQIWEKSNKGDHNYIMAQPDINGNLWVSDFKGSQIDALVELPAMYSGLFVKIQRVVSDNYPQVWVEVAVEDYKGIPMVGLDKSNFVLSENDIQLENFDLTATSSDINRIKLSMVIEESEDMKEYQGPLRQALLELTSSLTARGYNDFNIIKAGPQPEYLRQNGIQDNVSLNNGNLVDSNEGQIDLGLRLAGNSLLPGSHHKVITYFSTGKIDPNDFDQYNVTQLADFLKNNQIRLDVIIMSSNEPDEELKYLVQKTNGKFIPILNPEGLTEYPDTLTKIPEGLYVFKYNSKADTDFGRRYLPLEVESKILQRSGRDESGYFAPLE; encoded by the coding sequence GTGAAAAAAATTATATTCTCTATAATGTTTATCCTTATAAGTATTTCTTCTCTAATGGCTCAAGTGGATATGGAACAAGTTAAAGCCAATGATGAGTTTGGCTGGTCTGTAAGAGCCTTCCATCAAGGTCGGTATAATGAAGCCATTTTAGGTTTGGAAAGATCTTTAAGTTTTAAGCCCAATAATTTGTTATTTCGCCAATGGCTGGGGCGGGCCTACTATTATAGTGGATTCGAAGGTTTGGCTATCAGTGAATGGCAAAAAGTAACGGCCAAAGAAGAGAATGGCGTTCTCAATAATTGGATTTCTATCTTATCTAGCCGTCGAGGATCTCTTCTTTCTGACAATAATACATCCCGGCTGGTACAAGCTCTGTCCCTGGAAGGAACAAGTGCTGAGCCTCCTCTCTTCCTGCAGCCAGCAGGTTTCCGTCCTTTGAACAATGGAAGTCTATGGATGGCTTCCTATGGATCACAGGAGTTAGTCAGATTGAATATGAATGGATCCATTCTTGATAGAATAAAAGGGGGGATTGAAGGCATTGACGCCCCTTTTGACATTATGATTAGGGATGATGATGTTGTTATCTCAGAGTTTCGAAGGGATATGCTTCGTATTCTCTCTCTGGATGGTCTTCATTCCAAGACAATCGGTCTTACAGGACGTAATCCTGGTCAACTCTTAGGTCCGCAATTCCTAACAGAAGATGATTATGGAAATATCTATGTTACAGAGTGGGGGAATAAAAGGGTAAGTAAGTTCAGCAGAGAAGGTGACTTTATCCTTGTATTTGGGAAAAAAGCCAGTGGTTTTGAAGGATTGGAAGAACCAACAGGGATATTATACGATTCAGGTTTACTCTATGTAGCTGATAAGCAATTGAATTCCATATTGGTTTTTGATGATAGTGGTAATTATCTAAGAACGATAGCTGAAAAAATGCTCTTTCAGCCTGAAGGAATAAGCTGGGCAAGGGAAGGAGAGGTTTTTTATATTGCCGAGGATAAGGGAATATATACTCTTGATATAAAGAATGAAATCCATACCCAGATATGGGAAAAGTCCAACAAAGGTGACCATAACTATATCATGGCCCAACCTGATATTAATGGTAATTTATGGGTATCTGACTTTAAAGGATCCCAAATAGATGCTCTTGTAGAACTCCCGGCAATGTATTCCGGTTTATTTGTAAAGATTCAGCGAGTCGTTAGCGATAATTATCCTCAAGTTTGGGTTGAAGTGGCAGTAGAGGACTATAAAGGTATTCCTATGGTGGGATTAGATAAAAGCAACTTTGTGTTATCTGAAAATGATATACAATTAGAGAATTTTGATTTAACAGCCACCAGTTCGGATATCAATAGGATCAAATTGTCCATGGTTATCGAAGAATCTGAAGATATGAAAGAGTATCAAGGACCTCTAAGACAGGCCCTGTTAGAACTTACGTCTTCCCTAACAGCTAGAGGGTATAATGATTTTAATATTATTAAAGCAGGACCACAACCTGAATACCTAAGGCAAAATGGTATACAGGATAATGTTAGCCTGAATAATGGAAACCTGGTCGATTCTAATGAAGGACAAATAGACCTGGGGCTACGTTTAGCCGGTAATAGTCTATTACCAGGTTCTCATCACAAAGTGATAACGTATTTCTCAACAGGTAAGATAGATCCTAATGATTTTGACCAATATAATGTTACTCAGTTAGCAGATTTTCTAAAAAATAATCAAATTCGGTTAGACGTTATTATTATGTCTTCCAATGAACCAGATGAGGAATTGAAGTATCTTGTTCAAAAGACTAATGGTAAGTTTATACCAATACTGAATCCTGAAGGATTAACTGAGTATCCTGATACCTTAACTAAGATTCCTGAGGGGCTTTACGTTTTTAAGTATAATTCCAAAGCAGATACTGATTTTGGTAGAAGGTACCTTCCTCTGGAAGTAGAATCAAAGATTCTTCAAAGAAGTGGTAGGGACGAAAGTGGATATTTCGCCCCCTTAGAATAA
- a CDS encoding tetratricopeptide repeat protein has translation MSLDLDEGIRLYREGHYEQALKVFDALNEEEFPSLPYYLGLACTKLKEYEKALEYFEQVISQDFDLVYTYQSRMVKALIYTELEEYPLAVKELDSIREEGYESPMVFSALGHIYWQMGNMTGALTTLQKALAQDPNNTTALNSTAYILAEKGMYLDKAFQFCLKAIKEQPGNPAYLDSLGWIYHQKKDSIKAEEFIGKALKLAPDNPVIQDHYKIVKKAKGRIK, from the coding sequence ATGAGTTTAGATCTTGATGAGGGGATTCGATTATACAGGGAAGGACATTATGAACAAGCGTTAAAAGTATTTGATGCTCTCAATGAAGAAGAGTTCCCTTCCTTACCATATTATCTGGGTTTAGCTTGTACTAAACTAAAGGAGTATGAAAAAGCCCTGGAATATTTTGAGCAAGTAATTTCTCAAGACTTTGATTTGGTATATACCTATCAAAGTCGTATGGTTAAAGCTTTAATTTATACAGAGCTTGAAGAATATCCCCTCGCTGTCAAAGAGTTAGATAGTATTAGAGAAGAAGGGTATGAAAGCCCTATGGTTTTTTCAGCTCTTGGACATATCTACTGGCAAATGGGTAATATGACCGGAGCTCTTACAACCCTGCAAAAGGCTCTTGCCCAGGACCCCAATAATACAACAGCTCTTAACTCAACAGCCTATATATTGGCAGAAAAAGGTATGTATTTGGATAAGGCCTTTCAGTTTTGTTTGAAAGCTATCAAAGAGCAACCAGGTAATCCTGCCTATTTAGATAGTTTGGGCTGGATATATCATCAGAAAAAAGATTCGATCAAGGCAGAAGAATTTATTGGAAAAGCACTTAAACTAGCACCTGATAATCCAGTTATTCAAGATCATTATAAGATTGTCAAGAAGGCCAAAGGAAGGATAAAGTGA
- the surE gene encoding 5'/3'-nucleotidase SurE: MNIILTNDDGYFAPGIQALYKALKDKCNVTILAPDRERSATSHWISIREPMVIKEQDKNIYSCSGTPADCTTLAVKGPLDLNPDLIISGINNGPNLGTDIIYSGTAAAARQAALMSLPAVAVSMASLRGPYNYEAAAQFIAANTDIFVRKADPDHFLNINIPNLDKEYDVQITTPARRYYNDTIHTYTAPDKGVYCFVQGALHDVVPEANSDWAAVQQGMISISSIYIHPLNHDNNVYQKVEFTKP; the protein is encoded by the coding sequence ATGAACATAATATTAACAAACGATGATGGGTATTTTGCCCCCGGTATCCAGGCTTTATATAAGGCGTTAAAGGATAAATGCAATGTCACCATTCTTGCTCCCGATAGAGAACGGAGTGCTACTAGTCATTGGATTAGCATAAGAGAGCCTATGGTTATCAAGGAACAGGACAAAAATATCTATTCCTGTTCTGGAACGCCTGCAGATTGTACTACTTTGGCTGTAAAGGGGCCATTGGATTTAAATCCTGATCTGATAATCAGCGGCATCAATAATGGACCCAACTTGGGGACAGATATTATCTATTCAGGAACAGCTGCTGCAGCCAGACAGGCGGCTCTTATGAGTTTACCTGCTGTCGCTGTAAGTATGGCATCATTACGTGGTCCCTATAATTATGAAGCGGCTGCACAGTTTATTGCTGCCAATACAGATATATTTGTGAGAAAAGCTGATCCTGACCACTTTCTGAATATTAATATTCCTAACTTGGACAAGGAGTATGATGTTCAAATAACAACACCAGCCCGTAGGTATTATAATGATACAATTCATACTTATACAGCCCCTGACAAAGGGGTGTATTGTTTTGTTCAAGGTGCTTTACATGATGTTGTTCCAGAAGCCAACTCTGATTGGGCTGCTGTTCAACAGGGAATGATATCCATTTCTTCTATCTATATACATCCACTTAATCATGATAATAATGTTTATCAAAAGGTGGAATTTACAAAACCATGA
- the galK gene encoding galactokinase, with product MLNCYAKCLTINGKDQNGGAVHPILEHHSGEYGKNPFSVVSAPGRVSLLGEFSSPGDGLLLQLAIDKRLYVACSPRSDNSLRFYSVDLGERKKSSLSGLKYKREDRWANYIKGVIFAFLNSGHPIKGMDITIQGDIPQGVGLGSSAALCIAAASAICQVFSLELSTFQILDAARQSEVLFLGQYTGMGQAMAALKSEKGKLLFTDLKNLENTSIDYPRGDAFFVLTDSKVPQNSFESDGIDYQQEIKDLVTYLGKRKSGSSLRDFSKDDLREVVGKISEEVRRRCIHLLEESERVEDGINYLEKGDFESFGRLMNRSHEGLRDMWEVSCPEIDWLVKRAWETPGVYGSKMTGEGFGGCTVSLMTKLALEEYTKHLEEYDRIFGFTPEYMILEPSDGLRFENTL from the coding sequence TTGTTGAATTGTTATGCCAAATGCCTTACTATTAATGGTAAGGATCAAAATGGAGGAGCCGTGCATCCCATCTTAGAGCATCATAGCGGAGAATACGGGAAGAACCCTTTCAGTGTCGTTTCAGCCCCTGGCCGGGTTTCCTTGTTAGGGGAATTTTCAAGCCCCGGCGACGGTCTTCTCTTGCAATTAGCCATAGATAAAAGGCTTTATGTCGCTTGTTCTCCCCGCAGTGATAATAGTCTTAGATTTTATTCTGTTGACTTAGGGGAGCGTAAAAAAAGTAGTTTATCCGGCCTGAAATACAAACGGGAAGATCGCTGGGCCAATTATATAAAAGGTGTTATCTTCGCTTTTCTTAATAGTGGACATCCTATTAAAGGAATGGATATTACTATACAAGGTGACATACCACAGGGTGTCGGTCTTGGTTCTAGTGCTGCTCTATGTATTGCAGCTGCTTCGGCCATTTGCCAAGTCTTTTCTCTAGAGTTGAGTACCTTCCAGATTTTAGATGCAGCCAGACAATCGGAAGTTCTATTCCTTGGACAATATACAGGGATGGGGCAGGCTATGGCCGCTCTGAAATCTGAAAAAGGTAAACTTCTTTTTACAGATCTTAAGAATCTGGAGAATACTTCCATAGACTATCCTCGAGGGGATGCTTTTTTTGTCTTAACAGATTCCAAAGTGCCTCAAAATAGTTTTGAATCTGATGGTATTGACTATCAACAGGAAATAAAGGATTTAGTCACTTATCTGGGAAAACGTAAATCAGGCTCTTCGTTGAGGGATTTTTCAAAGGATGATTTACGAGAAGTTGTTGGCAAAATATCAGAAGAGGTTCGGCGTCGTTGTATTCATCTTTTAGAGGAATCTGAAAGAGTTGAAGATGGGATAAACTATTTGGAAAAAGGTGATTTCGAATCTTTTGGTCGCCTGATGAATCGTTCTCATGAGGGATTAAGGGATATGTGGGAAGTGAGTTGTCCTGAAATTGATTGGCTTGTCAAAAGGGCATGGGAGACCCCAGGAGTCTACGGATCCAAGATGACTGGAGAGGGATTTGGAGGCTGTACTGTTTCATTAATGACAAAATTAGCCTTAGAAGAGTATACAAAACATTTAGAAGAATATGATAGAATATTTGGGTTCACACCAGAATACATGATTCTTGAACCGTCAGATGGTTTGAGATTCGAAAATACTTTATAA
- a CDS encoding AI-2E family transporter, with the protein MKNRIILTTLLLAVSILFLYMTRFFLLPLMLSLTIVVLINPFYHKLEKKLNNKSNLAAVITTLLILLIILIPVGFFLQVLIKQSFEVYSKIQTYLKDPGIGQFIQTVNDWPLLDRINLNEIDWQSLISQGISQITKFTTKAVNTTSNGVFQSIAYLFIVLFSLFFFLKDQERMMEGLKKLLPLEPTVIDHLAQKFKGTSKSAVQATLFIGVLQGVIGSITFIIVGIDTWMLWGAVMTILSIVPLVGSYIIMVPAALIFLAGGHIWQFIFILFTATVASYGVDNLLRPVFLSKDTRMHELLVFISSLGGMGLFGLTGFIAGPVIAATLLSLLQIYKEGPISHKKDRLHTRIRRLRQ; encoded by the coding sequence ATGAAAAACCGTATTATCTTGACAACTTTATTATTAGCTGTGTCTATATTATTCCTCTATATGACCCGTTTTTTTCTTTTACCATTGATGTTGAGCCTAACAATCGTTGTGCTTATTAATCCTTTCTATCATAAATTAGAGAAAAAACTTAATAATAAGAGTAACTTAGCTGCAGTCATCACGACTTTATTAATTCTCTTAATTATACTGATTCCTGTAGGATTCTTTTTACAGGTTTTGATCAAACAGTCTTTTGAAGTCTATTCCAAAATACAAACTTATCTGAAAGATCCAGGCATAGGTCAGTTTATTCAAACGGTCAATGATTGGCCACTTCTCGATCGGATTAATCTTAATGAAATTGATTGGCAATCCCTAATATCACAGGGGATATCCCAAATAACAAAATTTACGACAAAAGCCGTTAATACCACATCTAACGGGGTATTCCAAAGTATAGCCTATTTGTTCATAGTTTTATTTTCTTTATTTTTCTTTTTAAAAGATCAGGAACGTATGATGGAGGGTCTTAAGAAATTACTTCCTTTGGAACCTACTGTTATTGATCATTTAGCTCAAAAATTTAAAGGGACAAGTAAGTCTGCTGTACAGGCCACTTTATTTATTGGTGTCCTTCAAGGAGTCATTGGCTCGATTACTTTTATTATTGTTGGAATAGATACCTGGATGTTGTGGGGGGCTGTTATGACCATATTGTCTATAGTCCCTCTCGTAGGATCTTATATTATAATGGTTCCAGCAGCTCTTATATTTCTGGCAGGTGGTCATATCTGGCAATTTATCTTCATCTTGTTCACCGCAACAGTTGCGTCCTATGGGGTAGATAACTTACTTCGTCCTGTGTTCTTAAGCAAAGATACCAGAATGCATGAACTATTGGTATTCATTAGTTCATTAGGAGGAATGGGCCTTTTTGGATTAACAGGTTTTATTGCTGGACCAGTCATAGCAGCGACCCTCCTTTCACTGCTACAGATATATAAAGAGGGTCCCATATCACATAAAAAGGATAGACTACATACTCGAATCAGAAGACTCAGGCAATAA
- a CDS encoding HAMP domain-containing methyl-accepting chemotaxis protein: MKIRGKLGIMVAIPILSAVIVFIIGLTGFLAIREVTELNQQIEEYRALLLNGDRDAYQAYADIVAIFNSSSLEEARNLEDDYNKNRDQTWERINAGSEIYDDELSKILEDFRTKFKTWDELNKEILVHALSVVASRVQIDDSNAKAVKRFDAMRDHIDSLGELIDSSLKTNISSARRANLESALSLVLNGDRDVYQAYVAQLLIIDSKAKEDMMGYADSFSENAQQTIDRVSEAANIFGGRALSIRDSFIGDYEEWFKYSEETINLSQQNFDDYVNMLSLQPQTEEAFRTMREDINTLSDGLASYSDARAKELLMEINRDILSSIITLILAVVLSVSIVIKLAYDISKNISKGLHLTESLASGHLYAVEQFDINSKDEIGALVRALVTMANKLKGIVASINLISGHVNSGADQVAESAQNLAQGATEQAASTEETSAAIEEISANVEHTADNARQTNAIAQAVVDDARKSGHAVEETVDAMSLIAEKTSIIEEIARQTNLLALNAAIEAARAGETGKGFAVVASEVRKLAERSGMAASEISQLSAQSVDVSKTAGVLLKKLIPDIQKTSELIEEISSSVQEQKIGLGQINKTMTQLEEVVQSSSASAEELAATAEEFSGQALSLMNEIHFFQVSKESEDRMLLPESSDSSM; this comes from the coding sequence ATGAAGATTCGTGGCAAGCTCGGTATTATGGTTGCTATTCCTATTCTTTCTGCAGTCATAGTTTTTATTATAGGACTAACTGGCTTCCTTGCTATACGTGAAGTAACAGAGTTAAATCAACAAATTGAAGAGTATCGCGCTTTACTTCTTAATGGTGATAGAGATGCTTACCAGGCATATGCAGATATTGTTGCCATTTTTAATAGTTCCAGTTTAGAAGAAGCACGTAATTTAGAAGATGATTACAATAAGAATCGAGACCAGACATGGGAGCGGATTAATGCTGGTAGTGAAATATATGATGATGAATTGTCAAAGATTTTAGAGGATTTTAGAACTAAATTTAAAACCTGGGATGAACTGAATAAAGAGATTCTAGTACATGCATTATCAGTAGTCGCATCTCGTGTTCAGATTGATGATTCCAATGCCAAGGCCGTTAAGCGTTTTGATGCTATGCGTGATCATATTGATTCACTAGGCGAGTTGATTGATAGTTCTCTTAAGACAAATATCTCCTCTGCAAGAAGGGCCAATCTTGAAAGTGCCTTATCCTTGGTTCTTAATGGAGACAGAGATGTTTATCAAGCCTATGTCGCCCAGTTATTGATCATCGACAGTAAAGCGAAAGAGGATATGATGGGCTATGCTGATAGTTTTTCTGAAAATGCCCAGCAAACAATTGATCGTGTATCAGAAGCTGCTAATATCTTTGGGGGGAGAGCTCTGTCTATCAGAGACTCCTTTATTGGGGACTATGAAGAATGGTTTAAGTATTCCGAAGAAACTATTAATTTGTCTCAACAGAATTTTGATGATTACGTGAACATGCTTTCCTTACAACCACAAACTGAGGAAGCGTTTAGGACTATGAGAGAAGATATTAATACCTTATCCGATGGTCTTGCCTCTTATTCAGATGCTCGAGCGAAGGAACTGCTCATGGAGATAAATCGTGACATCCTATCCTCAATAATCACGCTTATACTTGCTGTTGTTCTCTCTGTTAGTATTGTCATTAAGTTAGCCTATGATATCAGTAAAAATATCAGTAAAGGACTACATTTAACCGAGTCTCTGGCTAGTGGTCATCTATATGCTGTAGAACAATTTGATATCAATTCTAAAGATGAAATTGGTGCTTTGGTTCGTGCCCTCGTTACTATGGCTAATAAATTAAAGGGTATAGTCGCTTCAATTAATTTAATATCAGGACATGTCAACTCCGGAGCTGATCAGGTTGCTGAAAGTGCCCAGAATTTGGCTCAGGGCGCTACCGAACAAGCTGCTTCTACAGAAGAAACATCAGCAGCCATAGAAGAAATATCTGCTAATGTTGAACATACTGCTGACAATGCCAGACAGACAAATGCTATAGCACAAGCTGTTGTAGATGATGCGCGTAAGAGTGGACATGCTGTTGAAGAAACGGTGGATGCCATGAGTCTGATAGCAGAAAAAACCAGTATTATTGAGGAAATAGCCCGTCAAACTAATCTCCTTGCTCTGAATGCCGCGATTGAAGCGGCAAGAGCAGGTGAAACAGGAAAAGGCTTTGCGGTTGTCGCCTCAGAAGTCCGAAAGCTAGCTGAAAGAAGTGGCATGGCTGCAAGCGAGATTAGTCAGTTATCAGCACAGTCGGTGGATGTTTCTAAAACAGCTGGTGTGTTATTGAAAAAATTAATTCCGGATATTCAAAAAACCTCAGAACTTATAGAAGAAATATCCTCCTCCGTCCAAGAGCAAAAGATTGGCCTCGGTCAGATCAATAAAACAATGACCCAGTTAGAAGAGGTTGTGCAATCCTCTTCTGCTTCTGCTGAAGAATTAGCTGCAACAGCAGAAGAGTTTTCGGGACAGGCTCTTAGTCTCATGAATGAAATACATTTCTTTCAAGTGAGTAAAGAATCAGAAGACAGAATGTTATTGCCTGAGTCTTCTGATTCGAGTATGTAG
- a CDS encoding Sir2 family NAD-dependent protein deacetylase produces MNRMDEAVQQLKEAKNIVVFTGAGVSTSSGIPDFRGPNGLYSFAEKKYNLPYPEAIFDINYFHKHPEPFFMLSKELLAQDIHPSPVHEFLSWLESKNKLELILTQNIDMLHTKAGNEKVLECHGSYLTGHCMECQTSYQYDEYAQDIQSDQIPICQCGGIIKPDVVFFGEALPDEFYRVVRNPPKADFILVLGTSLQVHPVAGIALDWVKNVSSLLINQELTGVESSFSFTFQNDLDQTIKEIWDRLR; encoded by the coding sequence ATGAATAGAATGGATGAAGCTGTCCAACAATTGAAAGAGGCTAAGAACATAGTTGTTTTTACAGGAGCAGGAGTCAGTACCTCTTCAGGAATACCTGATTTTCGTGGCCCTAATGGTCTATATTCATTCGCAGAAAAGAAATACAATCTACCTTATCCAGAAGCTATCTTTGATATCAACTACTTTCATAAACATCCTGAGCCTTTCTTTATGTTGTCTAAAGAACTGCTGGCCCAGGATATTCATCCCTCTCCTGTACATGAATTTCTATCTTGGTTGGAAAGTAAAAATAAATTGGAACTTATTCTTACCCAGAATATCGATATGCTTCATACAAAAGCAGGAAATGAAAAAGTTCTTGAATGTCATGGTTCATACTTAACAGGCCATTGTATGGAGTGTCAAACAAGCTATCAATATGATGAGTATGCTCAAGATATTCAATCAGATCAAATTCCCATCTGCCAATGCGGAGGTATCATAAAACCTGATGTGGTTTTTTTTGGTGAAGCTCTGCCCGATGAGTTTTATCGAGTTGTCAGGAATCCACCAAAAGCGGACTTCATCCTGGTACTAGGAACAAGTCTCCAGGTTCATCCTGTTGCAGGTATTGCCTTGGATTGGGTCAAAAACGTCTCCTCTCTACTGATCAATCAAGAGCTTACAGGTGTAGAATCCTCCTTCTCCTTTACTTTTCAGAATGATCTGGATCAGACCATTAAGGAAATATGGGATAGACTAAGATAA
- a CDS encoding GH1 family beta-glucosidase: MNNDFPHDFVFGVATSAYQIEGAVGEGGRTPSIWDTFSHTPGKTELNHNGDIACDHYHLYKDDVQLIKNLGVGAYRFSTSWNRVFPKGYGEVNQEGMDFYKKLVDELLENNIEPFLTLYHWDLPQCLYDEGGWMNRDTLKAFEEYAGTMVHVLGDKVKNWMTHNEMWCTAMLGHHQGIFAPGESNFKNALQVAHGVLVSHGMAIRAMRSTGQDLNLGIAPNFLPSYPQDPDKERDRKAAANFDGYFNRWFLDPLVGRGYPEDMLNLYGPLCPKVESGDMEIIASDIDFLGVNYYNSNWYTWSEEDKLLHTASVDQPHLEWTADRDIYPEGLYDTLERLYKDYGFKSLYVTENGAAYDDHIDSLDSNRVHDPGRVKFLQDHFDQALRAVKDNIPLNGYFVWSLMDNFEWAAGYTIRYGLHYVDYDTQQRIPKDSALWYKDFIDSGK; the protein is encoded by the coding sequence ATGAACAACGATTTTCCCCATGATTTTGTATTTGGTGTGGCTACCAGTGCTTACCAAATTGAAGGTGCTGTAGGAGAAGGGGGGAGAACCCCTTCCATATGGGATACCTTCAGTCATACTCCTGGAAAGACAGAGTTAAATCATAATGGCGATATAGCCTGTGATCATTATCATCTATACAAAGATGATGTTCAACTAATCAAAAACTTAGGAGTCGGAGCCTACCGTTTTTCTACCTCATGGAACAGAGTTTTTCCTAAAGGTTATGGTGAAGTTAACCAAGAAGGGATGGATTTTTACAAAAAACTAGTAGATGAACTCTTAGAGAATAACATAGAACCTTTTTTAACCTTATATCATTGGGATCTTCCCCAATGCCTTTATGATGAAGGTGGCTGGATGAACAGGGATACTCTTAAAGCTTTTGAAGAATATGCCGGGACGATGGTTCATGTATTAGGTGACAAGGTCAAGAACTGGATGACCCATAATGAAATGTGGTGTACGGCGATGTTAGGTCATCATCAAGGCATATTTGCCCCTGGAGAAAGTAATTTTAAGAATGCTCTTCAAGTAGCTCATGGTGTTTTAGTCTCTCATGGGATGGCTATTCGGGCCATGCGAAGTACAGGGCAAGATCTTAACCTTGGTATTGCCCCTAACTTTTTACCTTCTTATCCTCAGGATCCTGACAAAGAAAGGGATAGAAAAGCGGCTGCTAACTTTGATGGTTATTTTAATAGATGGTTCTTAGATCCTCTTGTAGGAAGAGGATATCCGGAAGATATGTTGAATCTTTATGGTCCTCTATGTCCAAAGGTTGAATCAGGGGATATGGAGATTATCGCCAGTGATATCGATTTCTTAGGAGTTAATTATTATAATTCTAACTGGTATACTTGGAGTGAAGAGGATAAACTTCTTCATACGGCAAGTGTTGACCAACCCCATTTAGAATGGACCGCTGATCGTGACATTTATCCAGAGGGTCTATATGACACTTTAGAACGCTTATACAAAGATTATGGCTTTAAGAGTCTATACGTTACTGAAAATGGAGCTGCCTACGATGATCATATTGATAGCCTGGATAGCAATAGAGTTCATGATCCGGGAAGGGTTAAATTCCTTCAAGATCATTTTGATCAGGCTTTAAGGGCTGTTAAGGATAATATCCCCTTAAATGGATATTTTGTATGGTCCCTCATGGATAATTTTGAATGGGCTGCAGGATATACAATTCGCTATGGGTTACATTACGTAGATTATGACACCCAACAACGTATCCCAAAGGATTCTGCATTGTGGTATAAAGATTTTATTGATTCGGGTAAATGA